In Excalfactoria chinensis isolate bCotChi1 chromosome 3, bCotChi1.hap2, whole genome shotgun sequence, one DNA window encodes the following:
- the TCTE1 gene encoding dynein regulatory complex subunit 5 — protein MEEGHCHSGEADELGSEFLADLVDRYNKLLVAESRLLGGRGIRVLTFKRHACTPYLCCRGRSSPCSPPAPNALLPGWGTASPAATASPDTGGLPGNGRVPDGSLAGKHSGVFLILSHFLVLLLKEKRALSRIQQAAGGRDRGVPSLHPSQSRLMADSHCVHRIIEDPEWCLITVPPLTELCLQHIVQNFTNNPVLDRLPPEDQRKVLARLPTGLPLTVTANLISDEDYWKRCCTERWQLCDISSHGGSWKQMFFERHLENILKCFVPNTTDPKQVLELIPLCRDYVRKLVVDQFLPPVKEDQEEEMDDVSDSGSDLGFDEVCIHHYDLGTLVPALPLLEELHLTYGVKDCGMNFEWNLFKFTYQDCCKLAAAVKMCHNLKVFKLTRSNVDDDKTRLLVRNLLDHPSLVELDLSHNLIGDKGAQAVSKLINSSKMEILHLCNNQICDEGAQALAQALATNCTLTSLNLRLNQVEDKGGEAMGCALLTNATLKSLHLGGNRLSGQTAVIFCQVLTQNSTLTCINFSCNPIGTDGGKQLLQGIGHNQTMTEFDLRLTEVGEECEYLINQILWANKDAAHPRPVLQQPAEPL, from the exons CGCCATGCGTGCACTCCCTACCTGTGCTGCCGAGGACgcagctctccctgctcccctccgGCGCCCAACGCGCTGTTGCCGGGTTGGGGCACGGCCAGCCCTGCCGCCACCGCGTCCCCGGATACCGGCGGCCTCCCCGGCAACGGTCGCGTCCCCGACG GTAGCCTGGCTGGAAAGCACAGTGGTGTTTTCCTGATCCTGAGCCATTTTCTTGTGCTTCTGCTGAAGGAGAAACGGGCCCTGAGCAGGAtacagcaggcagcaggtggCAGGGACAGAGGCGTCCCCTCACTGCATCCCTCCCAAAGCAGGCTCATGGCTGACTCGCACTGCGTGCACCGCATCATCGAGGATCCCGAGTGGTGCCTCATCACTGTCCCCCCACTCACcgagctgtgcctgcagcacatCGTCCAGAATTTCACAA ACAACCCTGTTTTAGATCGTCTTCCACCTGAGGACCAAAGGAAGGTGCTGGCCAGGCTTCCCACGGGCCTTCCACTCACTGTCACTGCCAACCTGATAAGTGATGAGGATTACTGGAAGAGATGCTGCACCGAGCGCTGGCAACTGTGTGACATCTCCAGCCACGGAGGCAGCTGGAAGCAGATGTTCTTTGAACGTCACCTGGAGAACATCCTGAAATGCTTTGTCCCCAACACCACAGACCCCAAGCAGGTCCTGGAGCtcatccctctctgcagagACTATGTGCGGAAACTGGTGGTTGATCAGTTCCTGCCACCGGTGAAGGAGGATCAAGAGGAGGAGATGGATGATGTTTCTGATTCAGGGAGTGATCTGGGGTTTGACGAGGTCTGCATTCATCACTATGACCTGGGAACCCTCGTTCCTGCTCTCCCTCTCCTTGAAGAGCTTCACCTTACTTACGGCGTGAAGGATTGTGGCATGAACTTTGAGTGGAACCTCTTTAAGTTCACCTACCAGGACTGTTGCAAACTGGCTGCTGCCGTGAAGATGTGTCACAACTTGAAG GTTTTCAAGCTGACACGCAGCAATGTGGATGATGACAAGACCAGGCTGCTGGTCCGTAATTTGCTGGATCACCCCTCCTTGGTGGAGCTGGACTTATCCCACAACCTCATCGGAGACAAGGGGGCACAAGCTGTCAGCAAGCTGATCAACAGCAGCAAGATGGAGATCCTCCATCTGTGTAACAACCAGATCTGTGATGAGGGTGCCCAGGCTCTGGCCCAAGCGCTGGCAACGAACTGCACCCTGACCTCCCTGAATCTGCGCCTCAACCAGGTGGAGGACAAGGGCGGGGAGGCAATGGGCTGCGCTCTGCTGACCAACGCCACCCTGAAGTCCCTCCACCTGGGAGGCAACAGGCTGTCAGGGCAgacagctgtgattttctgcCAGGTCCTCACTCAGAACTCCACCCTGACTTGTATCAACTTCTCATGCAACCCCATTGGGACG GATGGTGGGAAGCAGCTGCTCCAAGGGATCGGGCATAACCAGACTATGACCGAGTTTGATCTCCGCCTGACAGAGGTGGGTGAGGAATGCGAGTATCTCATCAACCAGATTCTGTGGGCCAACAAGGATGCTGCCCATCCACgtcctgtgctgcagcagcctgctgaGCCTCTCTGA